A stretch of the Uranotaenia lowii strain MFRU-FL chromosome 3, ASM2978415v1, whole genome shotgun sequence genome encodes the following:
- the LOC129754474 gene encoding lysophospholipase-like protein 1: MRLIEKVFNPTGKSHIGTLIFFHGSGDTGRGLTEWIRFLLGRDLEFPHIKVIIPTAPVQPYTPMGGENSNVWFNRKRIEMDCPEIRTSLASIYDTVNEILKREIAQGVPAERIIVGGFSMGGALALHTAYHLNRDLAGVFAISSFLNTGSIVYDSVGSITEGEKLPDLLMFHGERDTLVPLEWGQTTFDELAKLGVRGQFVPHRNALHEIKKDQLLRIVDWTQKLIPLPADEVSKQSKGKL; encoded by the exons ATGAGGCTTATTGAAAAAGTATTCAACCCCACCGGTAAATCCCACATTGGAACGTTGATTTTCTTTCACGGATCTG GTGACACCGGAAGGGGGCTAACCGAATGGATCCGTTTTCTGCTGGGTCGGGATCTGGAGTTTCCGCACATAAAGGTCATCATTCCAACGGCACCGGTCCAGCCGTACACTCCGATGGGTGGAGAGAATTCGAACGTTTGGTTCAACCGGAAGCGCATTGAAATGGACTGTCCGGAGATTCGGACATCACTGGCATCGATCTACGATACGGTCAACGAGATACTGAAGCGTGAAATCGCGCAAGGTGTCCCTGCTGAACGGATCATTGTTG gTGGATTTTCAATGGGAGGTGCCTTGGCACTACATACAGCTTATCACTTAAATCGAGATTTAGCTGGAGTGTTCGCAATTTCTTCCTTCCTCAACACCGGATCCATTGTGTATGATTCGGTGGGATCGATTACCGAAGGTGAAAAGCTTCCTGATCTGTTGATGTTCCATGGTGAAAG AGACACTTTGGTGCCGTTAGAATGGGGCCAAACGACATTCGACGAGCTGGCCAAGCTCGGCGTTCGGGGTCAGTTTGTACCCCATCGAAATGCGTTGCACGAAATCAAGAAGGATCAGTTGTTAAGGATTGTTGATTGGACACAAAAGCTGATTCCCCTACCCGCAGATGAAGTCAGCAAACAATCTAAAGGAAAATTGTAA